The genomic stretch CTGCTCAATGCACAGATATGGTTCTTCCAGGAGGGCCGGGGGTCGGCTGGGGACCACTACCTCTGCCTCGTGTTGGCCCTCTCGGGGCACGCGGTTGTGGTGGCGCGTGATGGCGAAGACCCAAGTGTGGCCCAGGTTGACTAGGTCGGGCAGCGAAAACTCGGGTACGGTGGCCAGACTGGAGGGGTCCAGCGCAGTTAGGCCGAGGCGCAGGTGTCCGCACCAGCCCAGCTCTTTCTCCTCGATCTCCACCAGGAATACCTGGCCAGGGGCCAACGGCTCGTGACTGAAGCACACACCGTGAGCGAAGCTCTCCACGCGTGTGGCCCGCGTCCCCGAGGGGTCCACACGGATGTTGGCTCCATGCACCCGATGGAAACGAGTGGAAGGGGGCTCTAAACGCGCGGGGCCCCAGGGGGCACCCACCTCCACCCGGTCGGAGGCAGCAGCCATGTCCCAGCCATGAGATAGGCCAACTGGCGCCAGGAACTATTTTGGGCGGCGAGCTCAGACGGTGACCGCAGAGGGGACCATGTAAGGCATTTCTTCCCACCCCCCTTCCCACTTCCCGGAGTCTCTGCCCGG from Castor canadensis chromosome 5, mCasCan1.hap1v2, whole genome shotgun sequence encodes the following:
- the Neurl2 gene encoding neuralized-like protein 2 is translated as MAAASDRVEVGAPWGPARLEPPSTRFHRVHGANIRVDPSGTRATRVESFAHGVCFSHEPLAPGQVFLVEIEEKELGWCGHLRLGLTALDPSSLATVPEFSLPDLVNLGHTWVFAITRHHNRVPREGQHEAEVVVPSRPPALLEEPYLCIEQFRIPRDRLVGRSQPGLYSHLLDQLYELNVLPPTARRSRLGVLFCPHQDGTADMHIVINGEDMGPSARGLPAAQPLYAVVDVFASTKSVRLVQLEYGLLSLQTLCRLVIQRSVVHRLAIDGLHLPKGLKDFCKYE